Proteins encoded together in one Terriglobus saanensis SP1PR4 window:
- a CDS encoding TonB-dependent receptor yields MRRIAALFLVSLFSSALIAQSGNAALTGFIQDSSKAFIPGVKVVAVDTDTDRRFEAITGKDGSYNIGGLSVGHYRMEVDKPGFKTILRDDMFLHVQDTLQINFQMAVGSTSESVTVDGTGVNMNTRDGSVSTVVDRKFVENIPLNGRSFQDLISMTPGVVTQSPQTSQAAGQSGDFSVNGQRTESNYYMVDGVSANISSGAANGGPQAGTSGAIGATTALGTTQSLVSVDALQEFRVSSSSYSAEYGRSPGGQFSLQTRSGTKAFHGSAFDYLRNNYFDANNWFNDHYGIAPSALRQNDFGGTLGGPMLLPGSFAKAYPSYFFVSYEGLRLTQPQAATIQYVPSIALRQAAPAALQPILNAFPLPSAGGITYSSGLAQFIQGYSLPSKIDSTSVRLDDTLTSRLHLFFRFSDTPSSTNSRTLSSLTVTTFKTQTYTIGATSQFTDKATNEFRIGYSRNDATSTASLDSFGGATPINFGSLLGNVPSGPSTSDADLYFAGTGEADLSVSSSANQGRQWNVVDTFGLSLGKHQLKFGYDYRHIKSPLYPAAPYVSGIFYGQASIINNLADLAILEKLLPSTPIFNETAAFVQDEWSVKPQLTISGGLRWEVNPPPTGANGNDAFTLEGNRADPGSLTVAPRGTPLWRTSWLNLAPRLGVAWTAHNQHGWETVLRTGGGVFFDTGSQLAALGFEYLGFNANKSYTSFAFPATAQQLAFEPSTTPPYTSTVIAFPEHMQQPYTLQWNLSVQQALGAAQSFTLSYVGSNGRRLLQEQQSSIAKLNPNFGYIEFITSGPTSSYQALQAQFQRSVSHGIEVLASYTWSHSLDFGSANAALPLVRGNSDYDLRNNFQGGVTWELPTNYSNAGLRALASGWGVDSRLTARSSFPITLRGSLTTNPATGQYYYGNLNVVQGQPLYLYGSQYPGGTRVNPAAFQKPAANNLGNAGRNFVRGFGDTQVNLALHRTFPLVKGSTLQFRAEAFNLLNHPIFGLVDSTLTDLTFGQATKTLNQSLSTLSSQYQQGGPRSLQFALKIQF; encoded by the coding sequence ATGCGCCGCATCGCAGCCCTGTTTCTCGTGTCTCTTTTTTCAAGCGCCCTTATCGCACAGAGTGGTAACGCAGCGCTGACCGGTTTTATCCAAGATTCAAGCAAGGCCTTTATCCCTGGCGTCAAAGTGGTCGCAGTTGATACCGACACAGACCGACGATTTGAAGCCATAACGGGCAAGGACGGCAGCTATAACATTGGTGGTTTGTCCGTGGGTCACTATCGAATGGAAGTTGATAAACCTGGGTTCAAAACAATCCTGCGTGACGACATGTTCCTCCATGTGCAGGACACATTACAGATCAACTTCCAGATGGCGGTCGGGTCAACCTCGGAGTCAGTCACTGTTGATGGAACTGGTGTGAACATGAACACTAGGGACGGGTCGGTCAGCACCGTGGTCGACAGGAAGTTCGTAGAAAACATTCCGCTCAACGGCCGCAGTTTTCAAGATCTTATCTCGATGACACCTGGTGTCGTCACGCAGAGCCCTCAAACCTCTCAGGCTGCCGGTCAAAGCGGGGACTTCAGCGTGAATGGCCAGCGCACCGAGAGCAACTACTACATGGTCGATGGCGTGAGTGCGAATATTTCCTCCGGCGCAGCGAACGGAGGGCCGCAGGCGGGTACGAGCGGAGCAATCGGCGCAACCACAGCACTCGGGACGACGCAAAGCCTTGTGTCAGTGGACGCACTTCAGGAGTTTCGGGTCTCGAGTTCCTCCTATTCGGCGGAGTATGGAAGAAGCCCTGGCGGCCAATTCTCTCTTCAGACTCGTTCGGGCACGAAAGCCTTCCACGGTAGCGCGTTTGATTACCTCCGAAACAATTATTTCGACGCCAATAACTGGTTCAACGATCACTATGGCATTGCGCCTAGTGCACTCCGCCAGAATGACTTTGGTGGAACGCTGGGCGGCCCAATGCTCTTGCCGGGGAGTTTTGCCAAGGCGTATCCGAGCTATTTCTTTGTCTCGTACGAAGGACTTCGACTTACTCAACCGCAAGCAGCCACAATCCAATATGTGCCCAGCATTGCGTTGCGCCAAGCTGCCCCTGCTGCGCTGCAGCCGATACTGAATGCCTTCCCCCTGCCCTCGGCGGGAGGGATTACCTATAGCAGCGGCCTAGCGCAATTCATTCAGGGGTATTCTCTACCGAGCAAAATCGACTCCACTAGTGTTCGTCTGGACGATACCCTGACATCGCGCCTCCACTTGTTTTTCCGTTTCAGCGATACACCGAGTTCGACGAATTCGCGCACCCTTTCTTCGCTCACGGTAACCACGTTCAAGACTCAGACTTACACCATAGGTGCAACCAGCCAGTTCACGGATAAGGCAACGAACGAATTTCGCATCGGCTACTCGCGCAATGACGCTACTAGTACTGCGTCGCTCGACTCATTCGGTGGAGCGACACCGATCAACTTCGGTTCGCTGCTTGGAAACGTACCGTCTGGGCCGTCAACATCGGATGCCGATCTTTACTTCGCAGGTACGGGGGAAGCCGACTTGTCCGTCTCTTCTAGCGCGAATCAAGGGCGACAGTGGAATGTGGTTGACACGTTTGGCCTCAGTCTAGGGAAGCATCAGCTAAAGTTTGGTTACGACTACCGCCATATCAAGTCGCCACTATATCCGGCGGCACCATATGTTTCGGGGATCTTCTACGGTCAAGCATCTATCATCAACAACCTCGCCGACTTGGCGATCCTCGAGAAACTACTTCCGTCGACCCCAATCTTCAATGAAACTGCGGCGTTTGTGCAAGATGAATGGAGTGTCAAGCCGCAACTAACAATTTCAGGTGGTCTTCGCTGGGAAGTTAACCCACCACCCACGGGAGCGAACGGCAACGACGCCTTCACCTTGGAAGGCAATCGCGCCGATCCCGGTTCGCTAACGGTGGCACCCCGCGGAACACCACTCTGGAGGACCAGCTGGCTTAATTTAGCTCCCCGTCTTGGAGTTGCATGGACGGCACATAATCAGCACGGATGGGAAACTGTACTGCGAACTGGTGGCGGCGTCTTCTTCGATACCGGCAGCCAACTCGCTGCGCTGGGCTTCGAGTACTTGGGATTCAATGCAAACAAAAGCTACACGAGCTTCGCGTTCCCGGCTACAGCACAGCAACTAGCATTTGAACCCTCCACCACACCACCCTACACGAGCACCGTGATCGCGTTTCCAGAACACATGCAGCAGCCCTACACTCTCCAATGGAATTTGAGTGTCCAGCAAGCACTTGGCGCAGCGCAAAGCTTTACCTTGTCCTACGTGGGATCGAACGGCCGACGGCTCCTTCAGGAGCAACAGAGTTCCATTGCTAAGCTGAACCCTAATTTCGGATACATCGAGTTCATCACGAGTGGGCCGACATCAAGCTACCAGGCATTGCAAGCCCAGTTTCAGCGCTCTGTGTCGCATGGAATCGAAGTCCTTGCATCCTATACATGGTCCCACTCACTCGATTTCGGTTCAGCTAACGCTGCTCTGCCGTTGGTTCGTGGCAACTCTGACTACGATCTCCGCAACAACTTCCAGGGGGGCGTTACTTGGGAATTACCCACGAACTATAGTAACGCGGGCCTAAGAGCCCTTGCTTCTGGGTGGGGAGTCGACAGCCGACTCACGGCCCGAAGCAGTTTCCCAATTACTCTGCGAGGCAGCCTCACAACCAACCCAGCTACAGGCCAGTACTACTACGGCAATCTAAACGTGGTGCAAGGCCAACCTCTGTATCTTTATGGCTCGCAGTATCCTGGCGGTACAAGAGTCAACCCCGCTGCCTTTCAAAAACCAGCTGCAAATAACCTTGGGAACGCTGGGCGCAATTTTGTGCGCGGCTTCGGAGATACACAGGTCAACTTGGCTCTGCACAGGACTTTCCCGCTTGTGAAAGGCTCCACACTTCAGTTTCGTGCCGAAGCGTTCAATCTTCTGAACCATCCCATTTTCGGATTGGTCGACTCGACGTTGACAGACCTGACGTTCGGACAGGCTACGAAAACTCTGAATCAAAGCCTGTCTACCTTGAGCTCGCAGTATCAGCAGGGTGGCCCTCGCTCTCTGCAATTCGCCCTCAAAATCCAGTTCTAG
- a CDS encoding RNA polymerase sigma factor — MAQVLGGHKEALAELFRRYSRLVFSIGVRVLRDAGEAEEIVQEVFFYVHQKVGQFDASRGMAKAWIAQIAHHRAIDRRGFLHRRHFYVGTDVTLLADTLAGNDNLEREIVSRLNRVHLQQAFEELSDKQRITLELYFFEGLELMEIAERMNESSENVRHFYYRGLQKLRKNSFVQSLKENQER; from the coding sequence ATGGCGCAAGTACTCGGCGGACATAAGGAAGCGCTTGCGGAACTGTTTCGGCGCTATTCCCGCCTGGTGTTTAGTATCGGCGTTCGCGTTCTTCGCGATGCCGGAGAAGCCGAGGAGATCGTTCAAGAAGTCTTTTTCTATGTACACCAGAAAGTCGGGCAGTTCGATGCGTCACGAGGAATGGCTAAGGCCTGGATCGCGCAGATAGCGCACCATCGGGCGATCGACCGAAGAGGCTTTCTTCACCGGCGGCACTTTTATGTTGGTACAGATGTGACACTTCTCGCGGATACATTAGCAGGGAACGATAATTTGGAACGCGAGATTGTGTCGAGACTGAATCGTGTCCATCTTCAGCAAGCTTTTGAAGAACTGTCGGATAAGCAGCGGATCACATTGGAGCTGTACTTCTTCGAAGGACTTGAGCTTATGGAGATTGCCGAGCGCATGAATGAGTCTTCCGAGAACGTCAGGCACTTCTACTACCGCGGCTTGCAGAAGCTCCGTAAGAATTCCTTCGTGCAGAGCCTAAAGGAAAACCAAGAGAGATGA
- a CDS encoding GNAT family N-acetyltransferase codes for MANVNYFRRKRGAFIISTDPDLLDVNAVFEFLAQARWWNNLTHESLGRALRNSMCFSLLEADKQIGLARVITDGVTYAYLCDVFITEDRRGQGLGSWLIRCVLEHPELKDIKRFALITHDVQAFYLNLDFRFATCPECYMERLR; via the coding sequence GTGGCTAATGTTAATTATTTTCGCCGGAAGAGAGGTGCTTTCATCATCTCTACAGACCCCGATTTACTCGATGTGAACGCAGTATTTGAGTTTCTCGCACAAGCCCGGTGGTGGAACAATTTGACTCACGAGTCATTGGGCCGCGCGCTCCGAAACTCCATGTGCTTCTCTTTGCTTGAGGCGGATAAACAGATCGGTTTGGCGAGGGTGATCACCGATGGCGTCACATACGCCTACCTGTGCGATGTTTTCATTACAGAAGATCGGAGGGGTCAGGGTTTGGGGTCCTGGTTGATCCGATGTGTTTTGGAACACCCGGAGTTGAAAGACATCAAGCGCTTCGCGCTGATCACCCACGATGTCCAGGCTTTTTATCTCAACCTCGACTTCCGTTTCGCAACGTGCCCAGAGTGTTATATGGAGCGTCTCCGGTAG
- a CDS encoding DMT family transporter: MSVPRKSGRISTVLPLMAANLLWAGQGVAVKLMAGALSPVAIALLPLYLITLLALALLCAQKNAALRFRAAWRFRTEFFLAGIGGQLIAQIGMTLGITWSSASNGAILSLLIPIFGALLAVWLLREHMSILRVVVLMLGLAGIFLVSPPHLHARSAHHIHEFAGNILIALGCFGSAFYNVYSKRLLAYFSGPEILFFSYLSTTVFSLPALFVFDPHCLSNLTRLAPMQWAALLYLAIFLYGLAMVFFLRALRMVDVVIASASLYLTPLFGVALAYSVLKERLAPQAVLGSAIILFATLILFRFDGPPNVPEPVG; this comes from the coding sequence GTGAGCGTGCCCCGAAAAAGCGGACGGATTTCAACGGTGCTGCCCCTCATGGCTGCGAATCTACTGTGGGCCGGACAAGGGGTAGCGGTGAAGCTCATGGCCGGGGCCCTCAGTCCTGTGGCGATCGCCCTCCTTCCTCTTTACCTCATCACCCTCTTGGCCTTGGCGCTCCTGTGCGCTCAGAAAAATGCCGCGCTAAGATTCCGGGCAGCATGGAGATTCCGCACCGAGTTCTTTCTGGCTGGCATCGGCGGCCAGTTGATCGCGCAGATCGGCATGACGCTGGGCATCACCTGGTCTTCTGCTTCAAACGGAGCGATTCTCAGTCTGTTGATTCCGATCTTTGGAGCCCTGTTGGCAGTTTGGCTGCTGCGCGAACATATGTCGATCCTTCGCGTTGTCGTGCTTATGCTTGGTCTGGCAGGAATTTTTCTTGTCTCGCCTCCGCACCTTCATGCCCGCTCGGCACACCACATTCACGAATTCGCGGGCAATATCCTGATCGCACTCGGCTGTTTTGGGTCTGCCTTCTACAACGTCTATTCGAAGCGCCTGTTGGCATACTTTTCAGGGCCGGAGATTCTCTTCTTCAGTTATCTCTCCACGACGGTCTTCAGTCTGCCCGCTTTGTTTGTCTTTGATCCTCATTGCCTGAGCAACCTAACCCGGCTCGCGCCAATGCAGTGGGCCGCACTCCTTTATCTCGCCATCTTCCTCTATGGCCTGGCGATGGTCTTCTTTCTGAGAGCGCTCAGGATGGTCGACGTTGTGATCGCATCGGCGTCGCTCTATCTCACCCCCCTCTTCGGAGTGGCCCTGGCCTACAGCGTTCTGAAGGAACGACTGGCTCCCCAAGCCGTTCTTGGGTCGGCAATCATTCTCTTCGCCACGCTCATCTTGTTCCGCTTCGATGGCCCCCCGAATGTGCCCGAACCGGTTGGCTAA
- a CDS encoding galactokinase family protein yields the protein MAENSSEDASFECEVIATVAAQEFFVPGKSIWVARAPGRLDVMGGNVDYTGGMVLQSLLREAVWVAVQTRSDQTLRILNPGALQFGWVPRLEFRMVDLRDPESLRMLCEQQAGSRWGCYVLGAIYFLMSSYGCGKGGGIDLFIASDLPPNKGVSSSAALEIATLKAVSAAWGVSLHGVTLATAGQWVENIVAGAACGIMDQAAIVCGEENRLLPLLCQPCQIFPLIALPPGIRIWGIDSMESRSTASVGYEKARAAAFMGYKLICRRMGIEVTPDPGSKIPRWTDSRWNGYLSQLAPSQFRDRFERWLPESLSGREFLDCAGEHVDPFTRIDPAEQYPVRAAVRYATEENLRVQMLFALLATPWSEPCNSLRLAGELLLQSHFAYTECGLGSDACDELVARALDAGLPGAKMTGGGAGGVVAVLGRVEDRHVVETIAREYAAQHGADPHLFEGSSAGADSFGVRTVQLAPAKRTQQ from the coding sequence ATGGCAGAAAACTCGTCTGAAGACGCATCCTTTGAATGCGAGGTCATCGCTACAGTAGCGGCGCAGGAGTTCTTTGTGCCTGGAAAGTCGATCTGGGTCGCGCGAGCTCCAGGTCGGCTGGATGTGATGGGTGGCAACGTCGACTATACCGGCGGTATGGTCCTACAGAGTCTTTTGCGTGAGGCAGTGTGGGTCGCGGTTCAGACGAGATCCGATCAGACGCTCCGCATCCTGAACCCCGGCGCCTTACAGTTCGGATGGGTGCCGCGTCTTGAATTCCGAATGGTAGACCTGCGCGACCCTGAATCGCTGCGAATGCTTTGCGAACAACAGGCCGGATCGCGTTGGGGATGTTACGTTCTGGGCGCGATCTATTTCCTCATGAGCTCCTATGGATGCGGTAAAGGCGGAGGAATAGACCTCTTTATCGCATCGGACCTTCCTCCGAACAAAGGCGTCAGCTCATCGGCCGCCCTTGAAATAGCGACTCTGAAGGCGGTGTCGGCTGCGTGGGGCGTCAGCCTCCACGGGGTTACCCTGGCCACGGCGGGACAGTGGGTCGAAAACATCGTAGCCGGCGCTGCATGCGGAATCATGGATCAAGCGGCGATAGTGTGCGGAGAGGAGAACCGTCTTCTTCCCTTGCTCTGTCAACCCTGTCAGATATTTCCTCTCATAGCTTTGCCGCCAGGTATTCGTATCTGGGGAATTGACTCGATGGAATCCCGTTCAACCGCCAGCGTCGGATATGAAAAAGCACGGGCGGCAGCCTTTATGGGATATAAGTTGATCTGTCGCCGCATGGGGATTGAGGTAACTCCGGACCCCGGATCGAAGATACCAAGGTGGACCGATTCACGATGGAACGGATATCTGTCCCAGCTTGCACCGTCGCAGTTTCGTGACCGGTTCGAGCGTTGGTTGCCGGAATCTCTCAGTGGACGCGAGTTCCTCGACTGCGCTGGAGAACATGTGGATCCGTTTACCAGGATCGATCCGGCAGAACAGTATCCGGTTCGGGCGGCGGTTCGATACGCCACGGAAGAAAACCTGCGTGTCCAGATGCTCTTTGCCCTGCTCGCGACGCCGTGGAGCGAACCGTGCAACTCCTTACGTCTTGCGGGCGAACTTCTTCTTCAGTCCCACTTCGCCTATACCGAGTGCGGCCTCGGGTCTGATGCTTGCGATGAGTTGGTCGCCCGAGCACTCGATGCCGGACTTCCAGGCGCCAAGATGACCGGCGGCGGAGCGGGGGGCGTGGTCGCCGTCCTTGGAAGGGTCGAAGACCGGCACGTCGTTGAAACAATTGCGCGGGAGTACGCAGCGCAGCATGGCGCAGATCCTCATCTCTTTGAGGGCAGCTCTGCGGGAGCCGACTCCTTCGGTGTTCGCACCGTGCAGCTTGCTCCTGCGAAGAGAACGCAACAGTGA
- a CDS encoding DeoR/GlpR family DNA-binding transcription regulator, producing the protein MINFHMKLQFDEEMDKSPFRALPASIAWKYRKMAVLFLVRPWKWVAMNEIAELSRLDSIVQMLKINTSASISEIAQACHVSQMTVRRDLQKLVESGQVIRIPGGARIEHWRGAERSFFERLQKMSAAKRSIGAAASALVADGESVVLDSGTTTLYVARELRARRDVVVFTFSLAVLEELTSAEGIRVELTGGVYRASSHDLIGHAVAKSLSSIFAGTVIFGAAAISFTRGVMVHDPDTQHELLQAGKRKVLVVDSSKIGTEATYRLCGIHECDLIVTDKGISDDDLARLRQITEVEVAE; encoded by the coding sequence ATGATAAATTTTCACATGAAATTACAATTCGATGAAGAAATGGACAAGAGCCCCTTCCGTGCGCTTCCCGCCTCCATAGCTTGGAAATACCGTAAGATGGCGGTACTGTTTCTAGTCCGTCCTTGGAAGTGGGTAGCGATGAACGAGATTGCCGAATTATCGAGACTCGACTCGATTGTTCAAATGTTAAAAATAAACACCTCCGCCAGCATCAGCGAGATCGCTCAGGCGTGTCACGTTTCGCAGATGACAGTTCGCAGAGATTTGCAGAAACTTGTTGAATCCGGCCAGGTCATCCGCATTCCTGGAGGGGCGAGGATCGAACATTGGCGGGGAGCGGAACGGAGTTTTTTTGAGCGTCTCCAGAAGATGTCCGCCGCGAAACGGAGCATTGGCGCTGCGGCATCCGCGCTTGTAGCCGACGGTGAGTCGGTTGTTCTGGATTCGGGAACTACTACCTTATATGTCGCCAGGGAACTGCGCGCGCGGCGTGATGTTGTTGTTTTTACCTTCTCCCTCGCGGTTCTGGAGGAACTGACCTCGGCGGAAGGTATTCGCGTGGAACTGACCGGCGGGGTCTATCGGGCCAGTAGTCACGACCTTATTGGACATGCCGTGGCAAAGAGCCTGTCCTCGATCTTCGCGGGCACAGTCATCTTTGGAGCGGCTGCGATCTCTTTCACACGCGGCGTCATGGTTCACGACCCCGACACCCAGCACGAACTGCTTCAGGCGGGAAAGCGCAAAGTTCTGGTGGTCGATAGCAGCAAAATCGGGACCGAGGCCACCTATCGCCTCTGCGGAATCCACGAATGCGACCTGATTGTGACTGACAAAGGCATTTCAGACGACGATCTTGCGAGATTGCGTCAGATCACAGAGGTTGAGGTCGCCGAATGA
- a CDS encoding TonB-dependent receptor: protein MNLLSFASLAIGHQRQRCTAPEPHGNGDRALYRVIGLALLLIFLLSGRPLHTQTFYGSISGVIKDPSGAVVPGAAVVVRETTSTTEYKTVTNKSGSYRVSFLKPGAYVLHVGKDGFAQFASGELNLVLNQELVVDGALRVGANSEVVTVTDAGSALNDTNAQISGEFTNSELVDLPESTGSKGANEFLITKAFAGASSTSQDYSNVNNLSLGGGRPVTNPIIIDGLPSNMGTDGTYGLIPTPDSTEELQVLTAPFSAQYGQSGGGAILTTTKSGTDRYHGSAFETYNSQDLMALGYFTAPGTVKPVQSFNYFGGSLGGPVRIPKVFDGRSRHLYFFTDWEDTINNAVSTVNTNVPTMAERNGDFSGLSPQNSATPVTGDPNTTVVSSTGKISRTPFPGNIIPQSRLDPVGLKILSFYPQPNCSFSTFNYCLTPTAHSGYLYNADRIDYNASDYDHLWAKFSRDGPRNQPTVLIPNAANNSAFNGWTDDHYEISWSHIFSPRISNEARVGYVSEVNFSSPLPTDASSIGLQGVPLNQFPTIQTSLFPNLGAGSFARTRDGHYIFNDAMILQMGHHSLSIGGEFMRYAYSYYTPGVLSGAYSFTGVYTGATGQAGFGLPDLELGLTAGAQIMTTDTVFHENLNYFAGYLQDDYRVSTKLTINLGLRYEFDGPYSEVHNNMYSFNPNIIDPATQKPGGIQFAGFNGAPHSLIANVYTGILPRVGFNYRAFPKTVVRGGYGIYELPSIGYGTTGLTSASTVAATIVSANPTVTPAFQLSHGVPPYGPNVAPNGEPLIPSSLTNPSFSPVQRQLTAVLPYLQEWQFGIQQDFGHNWILDLDYEGNHGVHLPTVLPTNQVNPAVGLGKINTQSARPYPQFLTVSYLTNGAASAYAALLATLSHRWSNGISVRAAYTWAHTLDDADGPARADAAPIQNVYNLHAQWGTAMTNIPQRFSLSAVYALPFGSGGHYLRQTPVLSQVIGHWKVSTLAQFQKGYPYFITQTNQLGLFSGGQYVTQVGNPNLPRGSRTVQQWFNPAAFAITPPGVLGNAPRAALYGPGQNVWDLSLMRDVPIHERMKFTFRVDAHNAFNHPQFSGLNTTLTTANLANHTFGMVTGAQDPRLLLLVGRFSF from the coding sequence ATGAATCTTCTCTCCTTTGCATCTCTTGCCATTGGCCATCAACGACAACGTTGTACTGCCCCAGAACCTCATGGCAACGGCGACCGAGCGCTCTATCGAGTGATCGGTCTGGCCTTGCTCCTTATCTTTTTGCTTTCGGGTCGTCCGCTTCACACCCAGACCTTCTACGGTTCCATCAGCGGAGTCATCAAGGACCCCAGCGGTGCTGTGGTGCCCGGCGCTGCTGTCGTCGTGCGGGAAACGACCTCGACAACCGAATACAAAACCGTTACGAACAAGAGCGGAAGCTATCGTGTTTCATTTTTGAAGCCGGGAGCCTACGTCCTCCATGTTGGAAAGGATGGCTTTGCTCAGTTTGCCAGCGGCGAACTGAATCTCGTGCTCAACCAGGAACTCGTCGTCGATGGCGCATTGCGCGTCGGTGCGAACTCTGAGGTTGTGACGGTTACAGACGCAGGAAGTGCGCTCAACGATACCAACGCCCAGATCAGCGGAGAGTTCACCAACAGCGAACTGGTTGACCTGCCAGAGAGCACCGGCAGCAAGGGTGCCAACGAGTTTCTCATTACCAAGGCCTTTGCCGGTGCTTCCAGCACAAGTCAGGACTATTCCAACGTCAATAATCTCTCCCTCGGCGGGGGCAGGCCGGTCACGAACCCCATCATCATCGACGGTCTTCCAAGCAATATGGGAACCGATGGGACCTATGGTCTTATTCCCACCCCAGATTCGACTGAAGAACTTCAGGTGCTGACAGCGCCTTTCTCAGCGCAGTACGGGCAGAGTGGCGGCGGCGCAATTCTCACGACAACGAAGTCCGGCACGGATCGCTATCACGGTAGCGCCTTTGAGACCTATAACTCTCAGGACCTTATGGCACTGGGCTATTTCACGGCGCCGGGTACAGTCAAACCAGTCCAGTCTTTCAATTATTTTGGCGGATCCCTCGGAGGTCCCGTTCGGATCCCAAAGGTCTTCGACGGACGTAGCCGGCATTTGTACTTCTTTACCGACTGGGAAGACACGATCAACAACGCGGTCAGCACAGTGAATACCAACGTGCCTACCATGGCGGAGCGCAACGGAGATTTCTCCGGACTGTCACCTCAAAATTCGGCGACTCCTGTTACTGGGGATCCAAACACCACGGTTGTATCCTCCACGGGCAAGATTAGCCGGACGCCGTTTCCGGGAAATATCATCCCTCAATCTCGGCTCGATCCGGTCGGCCTCAAAATCCTTTCGTTCTATCCGCAACCGAACTGTTCGTTTTCGACATTCAACTACTGTCTTACACCTACGGCGCACAGTGGCTATCTCTACAATGCCGACCGCATCGACTACAACGCCTCTGACTATGACCACCTCTGGGCGAAGTTTTCGCGCGATGGGCCAAGAAATCAGCCCACTGTCCTCATCCCGAACGCTGCCAACAACTCTGCCTTTAACGGTTGGACCGACGATCACTACGAGATTTCCTGGAGCCATATCTTTTCGCCGCGCATCTCGAACGAGGCGCGCGTAGGGTACGTCTCAGAGGTGAACTTCAGCTCGCCATTGCCGACGGATGCAAGCTCAATCGGTCTGCAAGGCGTTCCCCTTAATCAGTTTCCTACCATCCAGACTTCACTGTTTCCGAACCTCGGCGCCGGGTCCTTCGCAAGGACAAGAGACGGCCACTATATCTTCAATGACGCAATGATTCTGCAAATGGGACATCACAGCCTTTCCATAGGCGGCGAATTTATGCGCTATGCCTATAGCTACTACACGCCCGGCGTTTTATCGGGGGCGTACAGCTTCACTGGGGTTTACACCGGTGCAACTGGGCAAGCTGGATTCGGTTTACCGGATCTTGAGCTTGGCCTAACGGCAGGTGCCCAGATCATGACGACGGATACCGTGTTCCATGAAAACCTGAACTACTTCGCCGGTTACCTTCAGGATGACTACAGGGTTTCGACGAAGCTGACCATCAATCTCGGCCTGCGGTATGAGTTCGATGGACCTTACTCCGAAGTCCACAACAACATGTACAGCTTCAACCCAAATATCATCGACCCGGCGACCCAAAAGCCGGGCGGCATTCAGTTCGCGGGATTCAACGGAGCTCCTCACAGCCTGATTGCGAACGTGTACACCGGCATTCTTCCACGTGTCGGTTTCAACTACCGTGCCTTTCCTAAAACAGTTGTCCGTGGCGGATACGGTATCTATGAGTTGCCGAGTATCGGTTACGGCACAACGGGGTTAACTTCGGCATCGACGGTGGCGGCCACTATCGTGAGCGCCAACCCTACCGTTACCCCAGCCTTTCAACTCTCCCACGGGGTCCCTCCCTACGGTCCCAACGTGGCTCCGAACGGTGAGCCGCTGATTCCATCCAGTCTTACGAACCCGAGCTTCAGCCCAGTGCAGCGTCAACTCACCGCCGTACTCCCTTATCTTCAGGAATGGCAGTTCGGCATCCAGCAGGACTTCGGCCATAACTGGATTCTGGATCTCGACTACGAAGGCAACCACGGCGTGCATCTGCCGACCGTACTGCCGACCAACCAGGTCAATCCGGCTGTAGGTCTGGGCAAAATCAACACGCAGAGCGCGCGCCCCTATCCGCAGTTCCTGACGGTGAGTTACCTGACCAATGGGGCAGCATCGGCTTACGCGGCCTTGCTCGCTACGTTGAGTCACCGCTGGAGCAACGGTATCTCGGTGCGTGCGGCCTATACCTGGGCGCATACGCTCGACGACGCAGATGGACCTGCGCGTGCTGACGCCGCTCCGATCCAGAACGTCTACAACCTGCACGCGCAGTGGGGAACCGCGATGACAAACATTCCTCAGCGCTTCTCTCTGTCGGCAGTGTACGCTCTACCGTTCGGTTCAGGAGGTCACTATCTCCGCCAAACTCCCGTCCTCTCTCAGGTGATCGGACATTGGAAGGTGAGCACCTTAGCGCAGTTCCAGAAGGGATACCCATACTTCATCACGCAGACAAACCAGTTGGGACTCTTCTCCGGCGGCCAGTACGTGACCCAGGTTGGAAATCCGAACCTGCCTCGCGGATCCCGCACCGTGCAGCAGTGGTTCAATCCGGCAGCCTTCGCCATCACACCACCGGGTGTTCTGGGGAACGCGCCAAGGGCTGCACTCTATGGTCCTGGACAAAATGTTTGGGATCTTAGCTTGATGCGCGATGTTCCCATCCATGAGCGGATGAAGTTTACCTTCCGCGTCGACGCCCACAACGCCTTCAACCATCCTCAGTTCTCCGGTCTCAATACCACGCTTACGACCGCGAATTTGGCTAATCATACCTTCGGCATGGTGACCGGCGCTCAAGACCCTCGTCTGTTGCTTCTCGTCGGTCGCTTTAGTTTCTAA